One Paraburkholderia phytofirmans OLGA172 genomic window carries:
- the accC gene encoding acetyl-CoA carboxylase biotin carboxylase subunit → MFEKILIANRGEIALRIQRACRELGVKTVVVYSEADKEAKYVKLADEAVCIGPAPSNLSYLNMPALISAAEVTDAEAIHPGYGFLSENADFAERVEQSGFTFIGPRPETIRMMGDKVTAKQTMIKTGVPCVPGSEGALPEDPKEIVKIARQVGYPVIIKASGGGGGRGMRVVHTEAALVNAVNMTREEAGRAFGNPQVYMEKYLENPRHVEIQILADSFKNAIWLGERDCSMQRRHQKVIEEAPAPGIARRLIERIGDRCADACKKMGYLGAGTFEFLYENGEFYFIEMNTRVQVEHPVTELITGVDIVQEQIRIAAGEKLAFRQRDIVFKGHAIECRINAEDPFKFTPSPGRLTSWHMPGGPGIRVDSHAYNGYFVPPNYDSMIGKLIAYGATREQAIKRMRIALSEMVVEGIQTNIPLHRELMLDAKFVEGGTSIHYLENRLAAKQQAAPEEA, encoded by the coding sequence ATGTTTGAAAAAATCCTCATTGCCAATCGTGGCGAGATCGCGCTTCGTATCCAGCGCGCCTGCCGCGAACTGGGCGTCAAGACGGTCGTCGTCTATTCGGAAGCCGACAAGGAAGCCAAGTACGTGAAGCTCGCGGACGAGGCGGTCTGTATCGGCCCGGCGCCTTCGAATCTGAGCTACCTGAACATGCCGGCGCTGATCAGCGCGGCAGAAGTGACGGACGCCGAAGCGATCCACCCCGGCTACGGCTTCCTGTCGGAAAACGCCGACTTCGCCGAGCGCGTCGAGCAGTCCGGCTTCACCTTTATCGGCCCGCGCCCGGAAACGATCCGGATGATGGGCGACAAGGTGACGGCCAAGCAAACCATGATCAAAACCGGCGTGCCTTGCGTGCCGGGTTCTGAAGGCGCATTGCCGGAAGATCCGAAAGAGATCGTGAAGATTGCCCGCCAGGTCGGCTATCCGGTGATCATCAAAGCCTCCGGCGGCGGCGGTGGTCGCGGCATGCGCGTGGTCCACACCGAAGCGGCGCTGGTCAACGCGGTCAACATGACGCGCGAAGAAGCCGGCCGTGCCTTCGGCAACCCGCAGGTCTACATGGAGAAATACCTGGAGAACCCGCGGCACGTCGAAATCCAGATCCTGGCGGATTCGTTCAAGAACGCGATCTGGCTGGGCGAGCGCGATTGCTCGATGCAGCGCCGTCACCAGAAAGTGATCGAAGAAGCGCCGGCGCCAGGCATCGCGCGGCGCCTGATCGAACGCATCGGCGATCGTTGCGCGGACGCCTGCAAGAAGATGGGCTACCTCGGCGCGGGCACGTTCGAATTCCTGTACGAAAACGGCGAGTTCTACTTCATCGAAATGAACACGCGCGTGCAGGTCGAGCATCCGGTGACCGAGCTGATCACCGGCGTCGACATCGTGCAGGAACAGATCCGCATCGCAGCGGGCGAGAAGCTCGCCTTCCGTCAGCGCGACATCGTGTTCAAGGGTCATGCGATCGAATGCCGGATCAATGCAGAAGATCCGTTCAAATTCACGCCGTCGCCGGGACGTTTGACGTCGTGGCATATGCCGGGCGGCCCCGGCATCCGCGTCGATTCGCACGCCTACAATGGCTATTTCGTGCCGCCGAACTATGATTCGATGATCGGCAAGCTGATCGCTTACGGCGCAACGCGCGAGCAAGCGATCAAGCGGATGCGCATCGCGTTGTCGGAAATGGTGGTCGAAGGCATTCAGACCAACATCCCGCTGCACCGCGAGCTGATGCTGGACGCGAAGTTCGTCGAAGGCGGCACCAGCATTCATTACCTCGAAAACCGGTTGGCCGCGAAGCAGCAGGCCGCGCCGGAAGAAGCGTAA
- the prmA gene encoding 50S ribosomal protein L11 methyltransferase, translating into MSYRELIAELAREHAEEFSDALLELGALSVSVEDADADTPDEQPLFGEPGLTPDRTAWQRSRVIALLAPEHEPAVLLTAAANELGLDPAPSFTVREVEEQDWVRLTQSQFDPIPIGERIWVVPSWHDAPDPDALVLELDPGLAFGTGSHPTTRLCMEWLEQSVKPEQSVLDYGCGSGILAILARKCGANPVYGIDIDPQAVESARHNSERNRAEVTYGLPDECPTGEFDIVVANILSNPLKLMASMLSSKVKPGGRIALSGILARQADEVAQVYARWIDIGVWREHEGWVCLTGTRRESH; encoded by the coding sequence ATGAGCTACCGGGAACTGATCGCCGAGCTGGCACGCGAGCACGCGGAGGAGTTCTCCGACGCGCTGCTCGAGTTGGGCGCGCTGTCCGTATCGGTTGAAGATGCAGACGCCGACACGCCCGACGAGCAGCCGCTGTTCGGCGAGCCCGGTCTCACGCCGGATCGCACGGCGTGGCAGCGTTCGCGGGTGATCGCGCTGCTCGCACCGGAACACGAGCCGGCGGTGCTGCTCACCGCGGCGGCCAATGAGCTGGGCCTCGACCCCGCACCTTCGTTCACCGTGCGCGAAGTCGAAGAGCAGGATTGGGTACGTCTCACACAGTCTCAATTCGATCCGATTCCAATCGGCGAGCGCATCTGGGTCGTGCCCTCGTGGCACGATGCACCGGACCCCGACGCTCTCGTGCTGGAACTCGATCCTGGCCTCGCATTTGGAACCGGCAGCCATCCCACTACACGTCTGTGTATGGAATGGCTGGAGCAATCGGTGAAGCCGGAGCAATCCGTTCTCGACTACGGCTGCGGCTCGGGCATCCTCGCGATCCTCGCCAGAAAGTGCGGCGCCAATCCGGTGTATGGCATCGATATCGACCCGCAAGCGGTCGAATCGGCGCGTCACAACAGCGAGCGCAACCGGGCGGAAGTCACGTACGGCTTGCCCGACGAATGCCCCACCGGCGAATTCGATATCGTGGTCGCCAATATCCTGTCCAATCCGCTCAAGCTGATGGCGTCGATGCTGTCGTCGAAGGTCAAGCCGGGCGGCCGGATCGCGCTGTCAGGCATCCTGGCGCGCCAGGCGGACGAAGTGGCGCAGGTCTATGCACGATGGATCGACATCGGCGTATGGCGCGAACACGAAGGTTGGGTATGTCTCACGGGAACACGCCGCGAAAGCCATTAG
- a CDS encoding zinc-ribbon and DUF3426 domain-containing protein — MLLATRCPFCETVFRLQPAQLALRRGLVRCGQCHETFDASSSLFELNEDGDFSTAKPVAAAAAIEALSGVRPKDPDFSAEAWNPWAAAPDAAIDNRLLHNARNLPAPPVSTGAGVAVTPRHATEPELPASAFTRPTPPDNEPILADAPRTPFAYETDAPADVPREPFAHEANPAAEEAPRVWHKTERPSEHPSDADEQVLKEPPPLHGIPDNEPYFGAAGSGGAGSGGAGLGAAGAGGLGAGLGSGAGGPGTATFGSSGEPFAVKPVHDGADPFPVVRETRPAEPRHLGWIISGSVAATLLVIALLAQLAWWQRETVQIYFPRSQTLYAKACAQLGCQITPPHDIDGLQVEPSDLRQIDGPHKLELKMPLRNRFNIALAYPAIELTLLDDQNNVAVRRVLWPQDYVAPGTPIAAGLPAHTTQTMIVHLDTGNAVASNFRVQIFYP; from the coding sequence ATGCTCCTGGCAACGCGTTGCCCCTTCTGCGAAACCGTCTTCCGCCTGCAACCGGCGCAGCTCGCGCTGCGCCGCGGCCTCGTGCGCTGCGGGCAGTGCCATGAAACATTCGACGCGTCGAGCAGCCTGTTCGAACTGAACGAGGACGGCGATTTTTCCACCGCCAAGCCGGTTGCCGCAGCGGCTGCGATCGAGGCTTTGTCCGGTGTACGCCCCAAAGACCCTGATTTCAGCGCCGAGGCATGGAACCCGTGGGCAGCGGCGCCCGACGCCGCGATCGACAACCGCCTGCTTCACAACGCCCGCAATCTGCCGGCTCCGCCGGTCTCCACCGGCGCAGGCGTCGCGGTCACGCCGCGTCATGCTACCGAGCCGGAACTGCCGGCGAGCGCCTTCACCAGGCCGACTCCTCCCGACAACGAACCCATTCTCGCGGACGCGCCACGCACCCCGTTCGCTTACGAGACCGACGCACCCGCCGACGTGCCGCGCGAGCCTTTCGCTCACGAGGCCAATCCGGCTGCGGAGGAAGCACCACGGGTCTGGCACAAGACCGAGCGCCCTTCTGAACATCCCTCTGATGCCGACGAACAGGTTCTGAAGGAGCCGCCCCCCTTGCATGGCATTCCTGATAATGAGCCGTATTTTGGCGCGGCCGGCTCAGGTGGGGCTGGCTCAGGTGGGGCCGGCTTGGGTGCGGCTGGCGCCGGCGGCCTCGGCGCAGGCCTCGGCTCAGGTGCGGGCGGCCCGGGCACAGCCACCTTTGGATCGAGCGGCGAACCCTTCGCGGTCAAGCCGGTGCATGACGGCGCCGATCCCTTCCCGGTGGTGCGTGAAACGCGCCCGGCCGAACCGCGCCACCTCGGCTGGATCATTTCCGGCTCGGTGGCCGCAACGCTGCTGGTTATCGCCCTGCTCGCGCAACTCGCCTGGTGGCAACGCGAAACTGTGCAGATCTACTTCCCACGCTCGCAGACGCTCTATGCAAAGGCCTGCGCGCAGCTCGGCTGCCAGATCACGCCGCCGCACGACATTGACGGTCTGCAGGTCGAGCCTTCCGATCTGCGGCAGATCGACGGCCCGCACAAGCTCGAACTGAAGATGCCGCTGCGCAACCGCTTCAATATTGCGCTGGCCTACCCGGCCATCGAGCTCACGCTACTCGACGACCAGAACAATGTCGCGGTGCGCCGCGTGCTGTGGCCGCAAGACTACGTCGCGCCCGGCACGCCGATTGCAGCCGGCCTGCCGGCGCACACGACCCAGACCATGATCGTCCATCTCGACACGGGCAATGCGGTCGCGTCCAATTTCCGCGTACAGATTTTTTATCCGTAA
- the tpx gene encoding thiol peroxidase → MSQVTLGGNPIEVAGTFPSVGQNAPAFSLVGKDLKPLSLADFAGKRKVLNIVPSLDTPTCATSTRKFNEAAAKLSNTAVIVVSGDLPFAASRFCTTEGIENVVTASTFRGHEFAQAYGVDVTSGPLAGLTARAVVVVDENDKVVHAELVGEIKNEPNYDAALAALK, encoded by the coding sequence ATGAGTCAAGTTACGCTGGGTGGCAACCCGATCGAAGTAGCCGGCACGTTCCCGAGCGTGGGCCAGAATGCCCCCGCCTTCTCGCTGGTCGGCAAGGATCTGAAGCCGCTGTCGCTGGCCGACTTCGCCGGCAAGCGCAAGGTGCTGAATATCGTCCCGAGCCTCGACACGCCGACCTGCGCCACGTCGACCCGCAAGTTCAACGAGGCTGCAGCCAAGCTGAGCAACACGGCCGTGATCGTCGTGTCGGGCGACCTGCCGTTTGCCGCATCGCGCTTCTGCACGACCGAAGGCATCGAGAACGTCGTGACGGCGTCCACGTTCCGCGGCCATGAGTTCGCGCAGGCCTACGGCGTCGACGTGACGAGCGGCCCGCTGGCGGGTCTGACGGCACGCGCCGTGGTGGTCGTCGACGAGAACGACAAGGTCGTGCACGCTGAGCTGGTCGGCGAAATCAAGAACGAGCCGAACTACGACGCAGCACTCGCCGCGCTGAAGTAA
- a CDS encoding carbohydrate kinase family protein: MATLICGSLAYDNIMTFEGRFREHILPEQVHILNVSFLVPTMRREFGGCAGNIAYSLHLLGGHARIMGTLGAVDAQLYMDRFKQLGLSTENVLVVPDTYSAQAMITTDLENNQITAFHPGAMMQAHLNRADEAKGITLGIVGPDGYDAMIQHSEHLAAAGVPFIFDPGQGLPLFDGDSLRRMIELATYVAVNDYEAKLVSNKTDWSIEEIAGKVEALIITLGDQGAQIHHAGGIEKIPAVKAQQVLDPTGCGDAFRGGLLYGIENKLGWSTTGRLASLMGALKIEHQGPQNYAPSRAEINERFKQAFGYDLP, from the coding sequence TTGGCTACGCTGATTTGCGGTTCGCTCGCTTACGACAACATCATGACCTTCGAAGGCCGCTTTCGGGAGCACATCCTGCCGGAGCAGGTCCACATTCTGAACGTGAGCTTCCTCGTGCCGACGATGCGCCGCGAGTTCGGCGGCTGCGCGGGCAATATCGCCTACTCGCTGCATCTGCTCGGCGGCCATGCGCGCATCATGGGGACGCTCGGCGCGGTGGACGCCCAGCTCTACATGGACCGCTTCAAGCAGCTCGGCCTGTCGACGGAAAACGTGCTCGTGGTGCCGGACACCTACTCGGCCCAGGCGATGATCACCACCGACCTCGAAAACAATCAGATCACGGCGTTCCACCCGGGTGCGATGATGCAGGCGCACTTGAACCGCGCCGACGAAGCGAAGGGCATCACGCTCGGCATCGTCGGGCCAGACGGTTACGACGCCATGATCCAGCATTCCGAGCATCTGGCAGCGGCCGGTGTGCCGTTTATCTTCGATCCGGGCCAAGGTTTGCCGCTGTTCGATGGCGACTCGCTGCGCCGCATGATTGAACTTGCCACTTACGTAGCGGTCAACGATTACGAAGCCAAGCTGGTGAGCAACAAAACAGATTGGTCGATCGAAGAGATCGCCGGCAAGGTCGAGGCGCTGATTATCACGCTCGGCGACCAAGGCGCGCAGATCCATCACGCCGGCGGCATCGAAAAGATTCCGGCGGTCAAGGCACAGCAGGTGCTCGATCCTACAGGTTGCGGCGACGCGTTCCGCGGCGGCTTGCTGTACGGCATCGAGAACAAGCTCGGCTGGTCGACCACCGGGCGCCTGGCGAGCCTGATGGGCGCGCTGAAGATCGAACACCAGGGCCCGCAAAACTACGCGCCCAGCCGGGCGGAGATCAACGAACGGTTCAAGCAGGCGTTCGGATACGACCTGCCGTAA
- a CDS encoding glycine zipper 2TM domain-containing protein — MRTTSRLVVAALIAGSLAMSGCAYNSSSADVYTASQAQREETVRMGTVDSVRAVKISSNNGQPSGLGAIGGGALGAVAGSAIGGGRGSIVTGIIGGLAGAVAGNAVENGAAVHDGLEITVRLDNGDMRAITQSATGEIFRAGERVRLLSSGGVTRVTH, encoded by the coding sequence ATGAGAACAACGAGTCGCCTGGTCGTGGCCGCCTTGATCGCCGGTTCGCTGGCCATGTCGGGGTGTGCGTACAACAGCAGCTCTGCCGACGTCTACACGGCGTCGCAGGCACAGCGCGAAGAAACGGTCCGCATGGGCACGGTCGACAGCGTTCGGGCCGTGAAGATCAGTTCGAACAACGGCCAGCCGAGTGGCCTCGGCGCAATCGGCGGCGGCGCGTTGGGTGCGGTGGCCGGCAGCGCGATCGGCGGCGGCCGCGGCTCGATCGTCACGGGCATCATCGGCGGCCTGGCTGGCGCGGTGGCAGGCAATGCGGTCGAGAACGGTGCCGCGGTGCACGACGGTCTCGAGATCACCGTGCGACTCGATAACGGCGACATGCGCGCCATCACCCAAAGCGCCACCGGCGAGATCTTCCGCGCCGGCGAACGCGTCCGCCTGCTTTCCAGCGGCGGCGTCACGCGCGTCACGCACTAG
- a CDS encoding histone H1-like DNA-binding protein, whose product MATAKKAAAKKPAAKKAAPAKKAAPAKKVAAKKVAVKKVAAKKAAPAKKVAAKKAAPAKKVAAKKVAVKKVAAKKAAPAKKVAAKKAAPAKKVAAKKVAVKKVAAKKAAPAKKAAPAKKAAAKKAAPAKKAAAKKAAPAKKAAAKKAAPAKKAAAKKAAAPAKKAAPAKKAVAKKAAPAPAATAVSSAAPAATVKTALNPAAAWPFPTGSRP is encoded by the coding sequence ATGGCAACTGCAAAGAAAGCGGCAGCTAAGAAACCCGCAGCAAAGAAGGCTGCGCCGGCTAAGAAGGCCGCACCGGCGAAGAAAGTCGCTGCAAAGAAAGTCGCAGTGAAGAAGGTTGCAGCGAAGAAGGCAGCACCGGCTAAGAAGGTTGCAGCGAAGAAAGCTGCTCCGGCCAAGAAGGTTGCTGCCAAGAAAGTCGCAGTGAAGAAGGTTGCGGCGAAGAAGGCAGCGCCGGCAAAGAAGGTTGCAGCGAAGAAAGCTGCTCCGGCCAAGAAGGTTGCTGCCAAGAAAGTCGCAGTGAAGAAGGTTGCAGCAAAGAAGGCTGCGCCGGCGAAGAAGGCCGCACCGGCTAAGAAGGCTGCTGCCAAGAAGGCTGCGCCTGCTAAAAAGGCTGCTGCCAAGAAAGCTGCGCCTGCGAAAAAGGCTGCGGCTAAAAAGGCTGCGCCTGCCAAGAAGGCTGCCGCGAAGAAGGCCGCTGCTCCTGCCAAGAAGGCTGCCCCTGCGAAGAAGGCTGTCGCCAAGAAGGCGGCTCCTGCTCCCGCTGCGACTGCTGTCTCGAGCGCAGCACCGGCGGCAACGGTGAAGACCGCGCTGAACCCGGCAGCGGCATGGCCGTTCCCGACGGGCAGCCGTCCGTAA
- a CDS encoding ribonucleotide-diphosphate reductase subunit beta has product MLNWDDEITAVTPSSATQQNVLRNAAGSAVGSQVGTRSAPHAPSAQDIFANDIAVAPVAQVAHAAAGTAAVSEARVNVADKRIINGQTDVNQLVPFKYKWAWEKYLAGCANHWMPQEVNMSRDIALWKDPNGLTEDERRIVKRNLGFFVTADSLAANNIVLGTYRHITAPECRQFLLRQAFEEAIHTHAYQYIVESLGLDEGEIFNAYHEVSSIRAKDEFLIPYIHVLTDPAFKTGTLEADQTLLRSLIVFACVMEGLFFYVGFTQILALGRQNKMTGAAEQYQYILRDESMHCNFGIDLINQIKLENPQLWTAEFRAEIREIFQQAVELEYRYAEDTMPRGVLGLNASMFKSYLRFICNRRCQQIGLDPLYPNEENPFPWMSEMIDLKKERNFFETRVIEYQTGGALTWE; this is encoded by the coding sequence ATGCTCAACTGGGATGACGAGATCACTGCCGTAACTCCCTCGAGCGCTACGCAACAGAATGTGTTGCGCAACGCTGCGGGATCGGCTGTCGGTTCGCAAGTCGGAACGCGTTCCGCTCCTCACGCTCCCTCGGCTCAAGACATCTTCGCGAACGACATCGCTGTCGCTCCCGTGGCTCAAGTTGCCCACGCTGCTGCTGGAACGGCTGCCGTTTCCGAAGCGCGGGTCAATGTCGCCGACAAGCGCATCATCAACGGCCAGACCGACGTCAATCAGTTGGTGCCGTTCAAATACAAGTGGGCCTGGGAAAAGTATCTGGCTGGTTGCGCCAACCACTGGATGCCGCAAGAAGTGAACATGTCGCGCGACATCGCCCTCTGGAAAGACCCGAACGGTCTGACCGAAGACGAGCGCCGCATCGTCAAGCGCAACCTGGGCTTCTTCGTGACGGCTGACTCGCTGGCCGCCAACAACATCGTGCTGGGCACCTACCGCCACATCACGGCGCCCGAATGCCGCCAGTTCCTGCTGCGCCAGGCGTTCGAAGAGGCGATCCACACGCACGCTTACCAGTACATCGTCGAATCGCTGGGCCTCGACGAAGGCGAAATCTTCAACGCGTATCACGAGGTTTCCTCGATCCGCGCGAAAGACGAATTCCTGATTCCGTACATCCACGTGCTGACCGACCCGGCCTTCAAGACCGGCACGCTCGAGGCAGACCAGACTCTGCTGCGCTCGCTGATCGTGTTCGCATGTGTGATGGAAGGCCTGTTCTTCTACGTCGGCTTTACGCAAATCCTGGCGCTGGGCCGCCAGAACAAGATGACCGGCGCGGCGGAACAGTACCAATACATCTTGCGCGACGAGTCGATGCACTGCAACTTCGGCATCGACCTGATCAACCAGATCAAACTCGAAAACCCGCAACTCTGGACGGCTGAGTTCCGCGCGGAAATCCGCGAAATATTTCAGCAAGCGGTCGAACTTGAATATCGTTACGCAGAAGATACGATGCCGCGCGGGGTGCTCGGCCTCAATGCGTCGATGTTCAAGAGCTATCTGCGCTTCATCTGCAACCGCCGTTGCCAGCAGATCGGTCTCGATCCGCTGTACCCGAACGAGGAAAACCCGTTCCCGTGGATGAGCGAGATGATCGACCTGAAGAAGGAGCGCAACTTCTTCGAGACGCGAGTGATCGAATATCAGACTGGCGGCGCGCTGACCTGGGAGTGA
- a CDS encoding ribonucleoside-diphosphate reductase subunit alpha, whose amino-acid sequence MQTTDNVTTRYEGSPTGQAFGQAQGAQALAPQVSYADYKVIRRNGSVVSFEPSKIAIAVTKAFLAVNGGQGAASARVRELVEQLTQNVVRALVRSRPNGGTFHIEDIQDQVELALMRGGEHNVARAYVLYREKRTQARGHDDQIVANTPGLNVTDNGVTRPLDMAALRGIIELACSNLGDAVSADPIIAETVKNLYDGVPMSQVYDSAILAARTMIEKDPAYSQVTARILLHTIRREILEEEVTQTEMGERYAEYFPQFIKRGVQAELLDDKLLQFDLKRLGAALDNNRDLQFGYLGLQTLYDRYFLHHDGVRIEMPQAFFMRVAMGLSLNEIDREARAIEFYNVLSSFDFMSSTPTLFNSGTRRSQLSSCYLTTVDDDLDGIYEALKENALLSKFAGGLGNDWTRVRALGSHIKGTNGKSQGVVPFLKVVNDTAVAVNQGGKRKGAVCAYLETWHLDIEEFLELRKNTGDDRRRTHDMNTANWIPDLFMKRVHEGGDWTLFSPSTCPDLHDKFGAEFETAYTAYEDKAARGEIKLFKKLPAAQLWRKMLGMLFETGHPWITFKDPCNVRSPQQHVGVVHSSNLCTEITLNTSDAEIAVCNLGSVNLVAHLKEQADGTLALDHDKLKRTISVAMRMLDNVIDINYYAVAKARNSNLKHRPVGMGIMGFQDCLHLLRTPYASQEAVAFADTSMEAVCYYAYYASTELAQERGHYSSYRGSLWDRGILPQDSVKLLADARGGYVEVDSSESMDWTELRSRIATYGMRNSNCVAIAPTATISNIIGVSACIEPTFQNLYVKSNLSGEFTVVNDYLVRDLKERGLWDEVMVADLKYFDGTLSRIDRIPADLRAIYATAFELDPVWLVEAASRRQKWIDQAQSLNIYMGGASGKKLDEIYKLAWVRGLKTTYYLRTMAATHVEKSTVAHGALNAVSSGGGEGSGGAAGGAAGGFGMSGGAASGGIRAAAAAPAVAVEAAPEADGPVCMMRPGDPGFDECEACQ is encoded by the coding sequence AATCGCCATCGCCGTGACGAAGGCATTTCTGGCCGTCAACGGTGGTCAAGGCGCGGCGTCGGCGCGCGTGCGCGAACTGGTCGAGCAACTCACGCAGAACGTGGTGCGCGCACTCGTGCGCAGCCGTCCGAACGGCGGCACGTTCCATATCGAAGACATCCAGGATCAGGTCGAACTCGCGCTGATGCGCGGCGGCGAACACAACGTCGCGCGTGCGTACGTGCTGTATCGCGAGAAGCGCACCCAGGCACGCGGTCATGACGACCAGATCGTCGCCAACACGCCGGGTCTGAACGTCACCGACAACGGCGTGACGCGTCCGCTCGACATGGCTGCGCTGCGCGGCATCATCGAACTGGCTTGTTCGAACTTGGGCGACGCCGTGAGCGCCGATCCGATCATCGCGGAAACGGTCAAGAACCTGTACGACGGCGTGCCGATGAGCCAGGTCTACGACTCGGCGATCCTGGCTGCCCGCACGATGATCGAAAAGGACCCGGCATACAGCCAGGTCACCGCACGCATCCTGCTGCACACGATCCGCCGCGAAATCCTCGAAGAGGAAGTCACGCAAACGGAAATGGGCGAGCGCTACGCCGAGTACTTCCCGCAGTTCATCAAGCGCGGCGTGCAAGCCGAGCTGCTCGACGACAAGCTGCTCCAGTTCGACCTGAAGCGCCTCGGCGCCGCACTCGACAATAACCGCGACCTGCAATTCGGCTACCTCGGTCTGCAAACGCTGTACGACCGCTACTTCCTGCATCACGACGGCGTGCGCATCGAAATGCCGCAGGCATTCTTTATGCGTGTGGCGATGGGTCTGTCGCTGAACGAGATCGACCGCGAAGCGCGCGCGATCGAGTTTTACAACGTGCTGTCGAGCTTCGACTTCATGTCGTCCACGCCCACGCTGTTCAACTCGGGCACCCGCCGCTCGCAACTGTCGTCGTGCTACCTGACGACGGTCGACGACGACCTCGACGGCATCTACGAAGCACTGAAGGAAAACGCACTGCTGTCGAAGTTCGCCGGCGGCCTGGGCAACGACTGGACGCGCGTGCGTGCGCTCGGTTCACACATCAAGGGCACCAACGGCAAGTCGCAAGGCGTGGTGCCGTTCCTGAAGGTCGTCAACGACACGGCTGTCGCGGTCAACCAGGGCGGCAAGCGCAAGGGCGCGGTCTGCGCGTACCTGGAAACGTGGCACCTGGACATCGAAGAATTCCTCGAACTGCGCAAGAACACGGGCGACGACCGTCGCCGCACCCACGACATGAACACGGCGAACTGGATTCCCGACCTGTTCATGAAGCGCGTGCACGAAGGCGGCGACTGGACGCTGTTCTCGCCGTCCACCTGCCCGGATCTGCACGACAAGTTCGGCGCCGAATTCGAAACGGCTTACACGGCTTACGAAGACAAGGCCGCGCGCGGCGAGATCAAGCTGTTCAAGAAGCTGCCGGCGGCGCAACTGTGGCGCAAGATGCTGGGCATGCTGTTCGAAACCGGCCACCCGTGGATCACGTTCAAGGATCCGTGCAATGTGCGTTCGCCGCAACAGCACGTCGGCGTCGTCCACTCGTCGAACCTGTGCACGGAAATCACCCTGAACACCAGCGACGCCGAAATCGCCGTCTGCAACCTGGGCTCCGTGAACCTCGTCGCTCACCTGAAGGAACAGGCCGACGGCACGCTGGCGCTCGACCACGACAAGCTGAAGCGCACCATCAGCGTCGCGATGCGCATGCTCGACAACGTGATCGACATCAACTACTACGCGGTCGCCAAGGCGCGTAACTCGAACCTGAAGCACCGTCCGGTCGGCATGGGCATCATGGGCTTCCAGGACTGCCTGCACCTGCTGCGCACGCCGTACGCGTCGCAAGAGGCTGTCGCGTTTGCCGATACCTCGATGGAAGCGGTCTGCTACTACGCTTACTACGCGTCGACGGAACTGGCGCAAGAGCGCGGCCATTACTCCAGCTACCGCGGTTCGCTGTGGGATCGCGGCATCCTCCCGCAAGACTCGGTGAAGCTGCTGGCCGACGCGCGCGGCGGCTATGTCGAAGTCGATTCGAGCGAATCGATGGACTGGACCGAACTGCGCTCGCGCATCGCCACCTACGGCATGCGCAACTCGAACTGCGTGGCGATCGCGCCGACGGCGACGATCTCCAACATCATCGGCGTGTCCGCCTGCATCGAACCGACGTTCCAGAATCTGTATGTGAAGTCGAATCTGTCGGGCGAATTCACGGTGGTCAACGACTACCTGGTGCGCGACCTGAAGGAACGCGGTCTGTGGGACGAAGTGATGGTCGCCGACCTGAAGTACTTCGACGGCACGCTCTCGCGCATCGACCGCATCCCGGCCGACCTGCGCGCGATCTACGCGACCGCGTTCGAACTCGATCCGGTGTGGCTGGTCGAGGCGGCTTCGCGCCGTCAGAAGTGGATTGACCAGGCGCAGTCGCTGAACATCTACATGGGCGGCGCGTCGGGTAAGAAGCTCGACGAGATCTACAAGCTCGCATGGGTGCGCGGTCTGAAGACGACCTACTACCTCCGCACGATGGCGGCGACGCACGTCGAGAAGTCGACGGTGGCGCACGGCGCGTTGAACGCGGTGAGCTCGGGTGGCGGCGAAGGGTCGGGCGGCGCTGCGGGTGGCGCAGCAGGCGGCTTCGGCATGAGCGGCGGCGCAGCTTCGGGCGGCATCCGGGCAGCGGCGGCAGCGCCGGCAGTTGCAGTCGAAGCAGCGCCGGAAGCGGATGGTCCGGTATGCATGATGCGTCCGGGTGATCCTGGCTTCGACGAGTGCGAGGCTTGCCAGTAA